In the Candidatus Dechloromonas phosphoritropha genome, CGCCAGAAGGGCGCCCGTCGCCGGTCGCTCGTGCCAGGCGAAACCGCCCGTCTCGACCAAACAGACACCGCGCTCAAAGACGCCATCTTCCCGCCAGGCAACGACATGGGCTGGCATCGCGTCGAGCAGTTCATTGGCCACGACGACTCCCGAGAAAGCTTCCGGAAGACGGTCCAGCCAATGCACGCGGGACAGCAGATGCGGTGCGGCGGACGCCAGCGTCGCCTGCTGGCGCTCGCGCAGGTCGGCGGACAGATCGAGGATTCCATAACGCTCCGGCAGCCTTCCGAGCGCCTCGAGTTCGAGCAGCAAGTCAGCCGCCAGCCGCCCGGAGCCAGCGCCGACTTCGAGCAGCAGCGGCTGCGAAACTTCCATCACCTGAGCGACTTGGCGTGCCAGCGTGCGCCCGAAGAATCCGCTCATCTCGGGCGCGGTGACGAAATCGCCGGCCGCCCCGAATTTCCGCGCCCCCGCCGAGTAATAGCCAAGGCCCGGCGCGTAGAGCGCCAGTTCCATGAAGCGTACGAACGGGATCCAGCCACCCCGCGTGGCTATTTCGCGGCTAATTGCGGTGACCAGTTCCCTGGAGTGGGCAGAGGCTTCGGGGGAAGGCGACGGGAGGTTCATCGATGTTCCGGAAAGGCGCCGATTTTAGCCGGCAATGAAGACGATTGCCCGAAGATTCCGGGCGTATCGGGGTAAACTTCGCCCTTTTTCTGCGGTCGACCGCAGAAGGCTCAACAAGGTCCGCCATGGAAATCTCGAATACCCTGCAGAAACTGAGAAAATTTCTTGAAGGTCGCGTCGGCAAAGCCATCATCGACTACAACATGATCGAGGACGGCGACACCATTCTGGTCTGCATCTCCGGCGGCAAGGACTCATACACCCTTCTCGACATGCTGCTCGCCATGCAGAAGCGGGCGCCCGTGGGATTCCGGCTGATCGCCATGAATCTCGACCAGAAGCAGCCGGGCTTTCCGGCCGAAGTCCTGCCGCGCTATCTGGCCGGTCTGGGAATCGATTACCGGATCGTCGAGGCCGATACCTATTCGATCGTCAAGGAAAAGATCCCCGCAGGCAAAACCACCTGCTCGCTGTGCTCGCGACTGCGCCGCGGGATCATCTACCGGACCGCGAAGGAACTCGGTGCGAACAAGATCGCGCTTGGTCATCACCGGGATGACATGGTGCACACACTGTTCCTCAACATGCTGTTCGGCGGCAAGCTGAAAGCGATGCCGCCCAAGTTGGTCACCGATGACGGGGCGCATGTCGTGATCCGGCCGCTCGCCTATTGCTCGGAGAAGGATATCGCGCGCTTCGCGCGCGGCATGGAGTACCCAATCATTCCCTGCAACCTCTGCGGTTCGCAGGGCAACTTGCAGCGCCAGAAGATCCGCGAAATGATGGAGGATTGGGATCGTCGCTACCCCGGACGTACCGAGTCGGTGTTTACGGCCATGCAGAACATCCTGCCGTCGCATCTGGCCGACAATGCGCAATTCGATTTCCGCGGCCTCACTCTGGCGACACCGGTGGAGGAGGGCGATATCGCCTTCGATCCGCCCGAATTGATCGGAAATTCAAAGACTCGTGAATTACTTAACATGCCGGAATCCAGGTCAGGCTCGATACTGTCAGCCATAGTCACCAAAGGAGATTTCCAAAATGGCACACCCGGCGAGCAATGCCTTCCTTCCTGATCTTCCCTGTTCGACTCCGCCTCATAATGCGATAATCGAGCCTTTGAAATTGATCCTGTCTTCGATGAGTAAAGCGCAAAGCAAAGTGTTTGCCATGTTCGCCGACGTATCGGGAAGCGCCCGTCTTTTCCAGCGCATCGGAGACACCGAAGCCGCCTACGCCGTCGAACGGTGCGTGAAACGCATGGAACGCTCGATTGCGGGCTACCGCGGTCAGACGTTAAAGATCTCGGGCGGCGAACTTGTGGCCGCTTTCGAATCGGCGGAAGACGCCTGTCGGGCGGCCATCAACATGCAATTGCGCGTATCCAAGCTACCCCCGGTTTCCGGACTCAAGCTCACCATCCGCATCGGCCTGCATTTCGGGGTGATCGACTGGGGCGGTGGCATCCCGAGCGAGAAGATCGTTACCGTCGCGAAAAACAAGGCGGTTACCGGCGCCAGAAACATTGCCGGGCTGGCACGCATTGACCAGATCGTCGCCAGTTCGCCGTTGATCCGTGAACTTCCGAAGCGCAGTGCCATCCTCAGCCGAGTGATGGCGGATCTGGGGCGTCTCAACGAGGGCGACAAGAGTTTCGATCTTTCCGAAGTGGATTGGCAGACCCACGACGAACAGCATCCGGAACATGGTTTGATCATGGATCCGACACCCAGCCAGCTTCTTGCCGACGTCGATCGCCTGTGCATCCGTTACCGTGGAAATGCGTTCCTGCTCGACGAGAAGTCTCCCTTGCTGACTCTGGGACGCAGCCCGGGCAACAAGCTGCTGATTATCGACCACAAAGCCTCGCGGACCCATGGCCGCATCGAACTGCGGACAGACAGTTACTTTTACATTGATAGCAGCACCAACGGAAGCTATGTCAGCCTGGGCACAGAGAAGGAGATCCTGGTCCGGCGCGGGGAAATCGAACTTAAGGGCAGTGGCCGCTTATGTTTTGGCACATCGGGCCAAGATCCCAAGGCCGATTGCGCCGAATTCGAACATCTCTAGGAAAGCGCGAATTCATTAACGGCCACCCGAGGGTGGCCGTTGCGGTCGACGCCGGAAACGACAGCGAAATCAGTTGGCTGCGTGAGCGTCAGCCACGCACTTCTTCATGAAACTGTCCTTGGCCGCGCCCGCCAGCCTTTTGTCGGCGGCTCTGGCCGCGTAGTCGTCGGCGGCATGCACGAAGGATGCGGCTAAGGCTGCGATCAGCAAGGCAATCAACCTTCTTCGTCAAGCATCATGCGTTGCTGGCGGTCGATGAAGTCCTGCATGCTGTCGATCCCGCGCAAGTGCAGGATGGTATTGCGCACCGCCGCTTCGAGCAGCACCGCGAGGTTGCGCCCGGCCGCGACCGGAATGACGACGGTGCGAATCGGGACGCCGAGGACTTCCTGCGTCTGGGCATCCAGCGGCAGGCGCGGGGCGTCGGCGCCACTGACGGACTTTTGGAGATGGACGATCAGCTTGAGCTTCATCTTGCGACGGGACGCCGTCTCGCCGAATATGGTCCGGATATTGAGCAGTCCGAGGCCGCGCACTTCGAGGAAGTCGCGGAGCATGCCGGGGCAGCGGCCCTCGACCGTCGCCGGCGCGATGCGGCCCATCTCGACGACGTCGTCGGCGACCAGGCCATGGCCCCGCGAAATCAGTTCGAGCGCCAGTTCCGACTTGCCGACGCCGGAATCCCCGGTAATCAGCACACCCATGCCGAATACGTCCATGAAGACCCCATGCAGGTTGACCGTGTCGGCGAGGCGTGCCGAAAGATAAATGCGCAACAAGTCGATGACGGCGGAACATGGCTTCGGCGACAGGATGACCGGGGTATCGGAAGCCTTGCAAGCCTCGATCAGCACCTCCGGGGCCGTCAGACCGTCGGCGACGAGTACAGCCGGCGGCTTCGCCAGCAGCAACTCGTGAAACAGATGGGCGAAGCGACGCTCGCCGATGCGCATGGCCCAATCGTATTCTCCCTGGCCCATGACCTGGAGACGCTCGGGGTGGATGATGTTGATATGACCTACGACGTCGGCGCCATAGTTGCTGGAAGCCTTGATCTCGATCCGCCGGTCGACGCGCTGACCGATCACCCAGTTCAGCAGCAGCTTTTCGCGATTGTCCTCGTAAAGCTGAACCAGACTGATGTGACGAAGCACCGGAGACTAGTTCTGGAAGAGGGCGATGACGGCGGCCGGGTCCGGCGCCGCGGCCAAGGCATCGCGGAACGGCCTTTCGGCGAAGCGTTGGGCCAGTTCGGAGAGAATTTCCAGATGGTGCTCGGTCGCCTGCTCCGGAACGAGCAGGAAAAATAGCAGATTGACTGCACGCCCATCCGGTGCATCGAAGGGAACGGGAGTCTTTAGCCGTACGAACGCTCCGGCTGCCTGTTTCAGGCCCTTGATACGGCCGTGGGGAATGGCCACTCCCTGCCCAAGGCCGGTGGAACCGAGCTTCTCCCGAGCGAACAGACTGTCGAAAACGACAGCACGGGAAAGTCCGAGATTGCTTTCGAAAACCATGCCGACCTGCTCAAAAACGCGCTTCTTGCTGCTCGACTCGAGGTCGAGAAGCACCTGCCCGGCGGGCAGGATATTGTTCAGTGGATTCATCATTTCACCAAAGACAAGACCGCGGCGAAATCGCAGCGGTCGTTAAAAACTCAGCCAGCCACTTCGTGGGTTGGCTTGTCGCCCCGATGGTGGTCCTGAACCTTTTGCTTGTATTTCTGAACCTGGCGGTCCAGCTTGTCGAACAGGGCGTCGATGGCGGCATAGAGGTCTTCCCCGGATTCCTCCACATGCATGTCCTTGCCCGGCACATGCACGGTGACCTCGGCTTTTTGCTTCAGCTTTTCAACCGACAGAATCACATTCACGCCAGTGACCTTGTCAAAATGGCGAATGACGGGATCCAGCTTGTTCTCGACGTACAGTCGCAATGCCGGCGTAACTTCAATGTGATGACCAGCGATTTGCAGATTCATTTATTTCTCCTCTTGCTACAGGGTCTTGCGTAAATTGACCGGCGGGATATTGAGCGACTCACGGTATTTTGCCACCGTACGACGGGCCACAACAATGCCCTGCTGGCCTAGTATTTCGGATAATTGGCTATCCGACAAGGGTTTCTTGCCGTCTTCGGCGCCGACCAGCTGCTTGATCAGCGCGCGAATGGCGGTGGCGGAGCACGCGCCTCCGCTATCGGTGGACACGTGACTGCCGAAGAAATATTTCAGTTCGAAGATTCCGCGTGGGGTCGCCATGTACTTCTGGTTGGTCACCCGCGACACGGTCGATTCGTGCAGACCGAGAATGTCGGCGATCTCGCGCAGGACCAGCGGACGCATAGCCACTTCGCCATGTTCGAAAAACTGCCGCTGGCGATCGACGATGGCCTGTGTTACCCGGTGAATGGTCTCGAAGCGCTGCTGCACATTTTTTATCAGCCAGCGCGCCTCCTGCAACTGGCCGCTCAGATTGCCGTTGCCGCGCCGCTGCCGCGCCAGTACCTCGGCGTAAAGGCGATTGATGCGCAGCCGCGGGTAGGCATCCGGGTTGATGTAAGCGGTCCATTTGTCCCTCAGCTTCTTGACGATGACATCGGGGGTAATGTAACGGGCCTCGATCTGCGCGAAGCGCGATCCCGGTCGTGGATCAAGGCTGACGATCAGCGCGTGGGCATCCTTTAGCGCCTGCTCGGTGCAATCGGTTAGGCGCCGGATTCTGGCGAAGTCGCGGGCCGCCAGGAGTTCAAGATGCTTCTCGACGATGTCCAGCGCCAGTTGCCGCGCGCTTGATTTCGGGAGAGCCTTGAGTTGCAGCGCGAGACACTCCCGCGGACTGCGCGCGCCGATGCCTGTGGGTTCAAAACTCTGGATATGGCAAAGGGCGATTTCCAGATCTTCCAGCTCGATCTCGTGCTCCGGTGGAAGGCTTTCGAGAAGTTCGGCGAGCGGTGTAGCCAGATAGCCGTCGTCGTCGAGCGCTTCGATCAGGAAACGCACGAGACTGCGGTCGCGCTCGCTGAGTTGCATGACACCCATCTGCCAGGTCAGGTGATCACGCAGGCTGGGAGTGCTGCCGTGAATGTCCTGGGCATCGCCGTCATCGTCGTCATCGCGACCGGCTCCGGTAAACGTGCCAGCATCCGAATTCCAGCGGTCATCATCGACGTCCGGCGGCGCGCCTGGGGCAGCCATCTCGCGGTCGTCCCGCGCATCGCGCTCGTCGCGTTCATCATGATCGGCGCGTTTCTCCGCGTCACTGCGCGGCGCATCGAATTGCTGGGCCGATACGAACGACTCGTTGCCGCCATCGTCATCGCGTTCCAGCATCGGGTTTTCGAGCAGGTAATTTTCGATTTCCTGGTGCATCTCGATCGTCGACAACTGCAGGAGCTTGATCGACTGCTGCAACTGGGGGGTAAGCGCCAGATGCTGCGAAAGCTTTAGCTGGAGAGCGGGCTTCATCGATCGGAGGCCTTGCTACCGGGTTCGGGTTTCACAGCCTGAAGTGCTCTCCCAGGTAAACCTTGCGTACGCTCTCGTTGCCGACAATTTCGTCGGAGCGTCCGGCAGCGAGGACGCGCCCCTCGTTGATGATGTAGGCGTGGTCGCAGATCCCCAGCGTTTCGCGGACATTGTGGTCGGTAATCAAGACACCGATTCGGCGTTCCTTGAGAAACCTGATGATTTTCTGGATTTCGAGCACGGCAATCGGATCGACCCCGGCAAACGGTTCGTCGAGCAGAATGAAGCGCGGATCGGTCGCCAGCGCGCGGGCGATCTCCACCCGCCGTCGCTCGCCGCCAGACAGCGCAGCCGCGTTGATATGGCGGACATGTTCGATATGCAGCTCGTCGAGCAGGCCCTCGAGGCGATCATTGACTTCCGTTTCCGAAATATTCAGTAATTCAAGGACCGCCCGGATGTTCTCTTCCACGGTCAACTTGCGGAAGACCGAAGCCTCCTGCGGCAGATAGGAAACTCCCTGACGCGCCCGACTGTGCATTGGCAGGTGAGTCAGCCGGGCATCGTCGATGTAGACCTCCCCGCCATCGGCGGGGGCGAGACCGACGATCATGTAGAAACACGTCGTCTTACCCGCGCCATTGGGCCCGAGCAGGCCAACCACCTCGCCACTCTTCACCTCGAAGGAAACATCGGTGACCACTGTGCGCGCCTTGTATTTCTTGCGCAGATTGCTTGCCGCCAGCCTTGAAACGGCGAAATCACTCATTCGTCGGCTCCGCGCATGACGCCGCGAATCGCTTCGCCGGAGAAACCGCGATATTGCAGAAAGCGCATCTGCCTGCCGCGCTCTGATGCGTCCGTTGGCAAGCAGCCGAATTTCCGGGCCCATACGGCCCTGCAGCGCGCCGCTTCATCACCGCCTTCGGGCAGCGCGGCAGCGATGTCATCGTCGCTTATGCCGTGCTGTCGCAACTCATGCTTCAGTCGCACATTGCCGTAGCGCACGGCACGTGTCGCGATACGCCCGTTCGCGTAGCGTTGATCCGAGAGCAGGCACTCGGCCTGCAGTGCATCGAGCACCGAATCCAGTTCCTCCTCCGACTCGGCGCCGGCGGCGAGTTTAGCCTTCATCTCGGCCCGGCTATGATCCCGCCGGGCAAGCAACCGCAGCGCGGCAACCCGCAGCGCATGCCCGGAATCAGGCATTACCCGGCGCCGACTTGGTCGGCTTGATCACCGTGCTGCTCGCTGCCTCGCGGATACGGGCTTCGATCTCCCGGGCAATCTCGGGATGGCTGCGCAGGAATTCGCGGGAATTGTCCTTGCCTTGGCCAATCTTCTCGCCTTTGTACGAATACCAGGCGCCCGCCTTGTCAACCAGTTTGTGGGCGACGCCCATCTCGACAATTTCACCTTGCCGGGAAATGCCCTCGCCATAGAGGATGTCGAAAATGGCTTCGCGGAAGGGTGGGGCGACCTTGTTCTTGACCACCTTGACCTTGGTTTCACTGCCGATCACCTCGTCGCCCCGCTTGATCGCGCCGATACGGCGGATATCGAGGCGCACCGACGCGTAAAACTTCAGTGCGTTGCCGCCGGTCGTCGTTTCCGGCGAACCGAACATGACGCCGATTTTCATGCGGATCTGGTTGATGAAGACGACCAGCGTGTTGGTCTTCTTGATGTTGGCGGTCAGCTTGCGTAGCGCCTGGCTCATCAGGCGGGCGTGCAGGCCGACCATCTGATCGCCCATTTCGCCTTCGATTTCGGCGCGCGGCGTGAGCGCGGCAACCGAGTCGATGACGATGATGTCGACCGAACCCGAGCGCACCAGCATGTCGGCGATTTCGAGCGCCTGTTCGCCGGTATCAGGCTGGGAAATGAGCAGTTCGCCGACGTTGACCCCGAGTTTCTGCGCATATTGCGGGTCAAGGGCATGTTCGGCGTCGATGAACGCGGCGACACCGCCCAGCTTCTGCATCTCGGCGATGACCTGCAGGCAGAGTGTGGTCTTTCCGGAAGACTCCGGGCCATAGACCTCGACAACCCGACCCCGTGGCAGGCCGCCGACGCCGAGCGCAATGTCCAATCCCAGCGAGCCGGTGGATACCACCTGAATGGCTTCGTCGATTTCGGCATCGCCCATCTTCATGATGGAGCCCTTGCCGAACTGCTTTTCGATCTGTTGCAACGCTGCCGCGAGCGCCTTTGCCTTGTTGTCGTCCATTGCGAACCCTCGGTAATTGATGGAATTATGGCACACGGGCCAAAGTTGGAACAGAAATTGCTGAAGACCAGACTCCGAACAGCCACGCTGCCCGATAGCGCGGCCAAACCCACGCGGGCCCGGTACGCCTTTCGCTCTTCCGGTCGATTGACAGGCCGCACAGCGACAGGCGCAACGCAATTAGCTGTTCATATATACAGTATATTTAAATGGCGTCGATGGCAAGTATTGCCTGGCGCTGCCGTGGGCATCAAACTCGCGCCTATTTCAACCAATGCCGGGTGGCCAGCTTGGGCGTCACCCGCCCATGTGGTCCTTCGGGAACCCTATAATTCGCGCAATATCAACATCTTGCGTTGCGGCTGCACGGCATGCTGATCTGGTTCGTCGTCCTCTACCTGATGCTGTCCATCGGCATCGGGCTCTACGTGGCCACCCGCGTGCACACCGCCAAGGATTTCGCGGTGGCTGGCCGCCACCTGCCGTTGCCGGTCGTCACCGCCACCGTGTTCGCCACCTGGTTCGGAGCGGAGGCGGTGTTCGGCGTTTCCGCCACCTTCGTCAAGGACGGCCTGCGCGGCGTCGTTGCCGACCCCTTTGGCTCCTCGTTGTGCCTGATCATCGCCGGCTTCTTCTTCGCAAAAAAACTCTACAAGCTGAACATCCTGACCCTTGGCGACTACTTCCGCATGCGCTACAACCGTTCGGTCGAGGTCCTGACCACGCTGTGCATCGTCGCCTCCTACCTCGGCTGGGTGTCGGCGCAGATCAAGGCGCTCGGCCTCATCTTCAACGTTGTCACCGACGGCTTTGTCAGCCAGACCGCCGGCATGATTCTCGGCGCCGCCATTGTCCTCACCTACACCACCTTCGGCGGCATGCTCTCGGTCGCCATCCTCGATTTCGTCCAGATGGGCGTCATCATGGGCGGCATGCTCTACATCGGCTACCTCGTCTCCGGCCTGACCGGGGGGGTGGAATTGGTCATCAATCACGCGTCGACCGCGGGCAAGCTCGATTTCTTCCCACCGCCCGACCCCTGGCAGTGGCTGACTTTCCTCGGTGCCTGGATCACTATGATGCTCGGCTCGATCCCGCAACAGGACGTCTTCCAGCGCATCACCTCGGCGAGGACCGCGACCATCGCCATCTGGGGCTCGATCCTCGGCGGCTCAATCTACTTCTGCTTCACCTTCGTGCCGATGTTCATCGCCTATGCGGCCACCTTGATCGACCCCGACCTGTTCAACGAGCTGATGCAGACCGATTCGCAACTGGTCCTGCCGACGCTGGTCCTGCAACACACGCCAGTTTTCGCCCAGGCCATCTTCTTCGGCGCCGTGCTGTCGGCGGTCATGAGTTGCTCTTCGGCGACGCTGCTGGCCCCGTCGGTCGCCTTCTCGGAAAACATCGTGCGCGGCTTCTTTCCCGGCATGGGCGACCATCAGTTCCTGCGCGTCATGCGCGTCGCCATCGTCGTCTTTACCCTCATCGTCCTCGCCTTCGCTCTGTACTCCAATTCCAGCATCTTCAAGATGGTCGAGAACGCCTACAAGGTGACGCTGGCCGGCGCCTTCGTGCCGCTGTTCTTCGGCGCGTTCTGGAAACGGGCCACCACGCAGGGCGCGCTGGCAGCGATACTCGGCGGCCTCAGTGCCTGGATCCTGGTCGAATTGCTGATCGGCGAGACGAGTCTGGTGCCGCCGCAACTGATCGGATTGGCAATTAGCATGCTCGGCATGATCGCCGGCTCGCTGCTCCCGCAATGGGTGGGCCGCCCGACGCCGCACGCGGACATTCACGCCGCCCTGCATCACCGCGCTGCCGCCGAATCCCATCATGTGGCGGATCACCCACACCGTCACTGAGCCAGCTTCGACTCCCCCACCGTCTGCACGCTCCGCCGCCAGCCAAAGCACGAACCTGCCAAATTCGGTAGTTTATCGAGGCCGAGATGCGCCTCGTCGACCACCACGCCGAGCGCCAGCCCGTGCACTGGGGCGCGGGCGACGAAGGCTGCCAGAGTGCGCACCTCGTCATCACCGTCGGCGTCAGGCCGATGCAGTTGGCAGCCAGTGCGTCCTCGGTCTGCTGCACCAGATTGACGAAGGGAACGAACCACAGCCACAAGGTCGGGCGCGCCGCATTGACCTCTTCCAGCACGCGCGAATATGTAGGTCTTGCCCGAGCCGGTCGGCGCACGCAGCAGGCAGGGCGGCGACGGGTGGCACAGCAGCGCCTCCGCCATGTGCTCGATGATCGCGCTCTGTAAATTTTCTGGCTCGATGGCGGCGGACTGGACGGCGATGATGTCGGGCGCGCTCATTGGTTTTTCCACGGCATCCGGATTTTCGGGTGTTACCTACAACGTCACATGAATTCACTACACGCCGAGTAGCGCTTCTCGCCACGGCGTGGAGAGAATTCGGCAATGTTACGGTCGACCGCCAAAACAGCTCGATTTTGCTCGCTCATGGCTGGCCTCCTCCCGCCTGTCTGCGCAGCAACGCGTCGAGCAGGCTGTAGCAATTGATCTCGACGCCTTGCGCCGCGATTTGTTCGGCCAGTGTCGCTGG is a window encoding:
- a CDS encoding SAM-dependent methyltransferase; this translates as MNLPSPSPEASAHSRELVTAISREIATRGGWIPFVRFMELALYAPGLGYYSAGARKFGAAGDFVTAPEMSGFFGRTLARQVAQVMEVSQPLLLEVGAGSGRLAADLLLELEALGRLPERYGILDLSADLRERQQATLASAAPHLLSRVHWLDRLPEAFSGVVVANELLDAMPAHVVAWREDGVFERGVCLVETGGFAWHERPATGALLAAAGEIGAQCTLPPGYESEIGLAARAWVAEWGCRLRCGALLLIDYGFPRREFYHQQRGRGTLMCHYRHHSHPDPFFLPGLQDVTVHVDFTAIIAAADSSGLDLLGYTSQGRFLLNCGILDLLAREQPGTSEYIRASGAINKMLMPHEMGELFKVIAIGRGIARPLLGFAAGDQSQRL
- the ttcA gene encoding tRNA 2-thiocytidine(32) synthetase TtcA, with amino-acid sequence MEISNTLQKLRKFLEGRVGKAIIDYNMIEDGDTILVCISGGKDSYTLLDMLLAMQKRAPVGFRLIAMNLDQKQPGFPAEVLPRYLAGLGIDYRIVEADTYSIVKEKIPAGKTTCSLCSRLRRGIIYRTAKELGANKIALGHHRDDMVHTLFLNMLFGGKLKAMPPKLVTDDGAHVVIRPLAYCSEKDIARFARGMEYPIIPCNLCGSQGNLQRQKIREMMEDWDRRYPGRTESVFTAMQNILPSHLADNAQFDFRGLTLATPVEEGDIAFDPPELIGNSKTRELLNMPESRSGSILSAIVTKGDFQNGTPGEQCLPS
- a CDS encoding adenylate/guanylate cyclase domain-containing protein, with the protein product MFADVSGSARLFQRIGDTEAAYAVERCVKRMERSIAGYRGQTLKISGGELVAAFESAEDACRAAINMQLRVSKLPPVSGLKLTIRIGLHFGVIDWGGGIPSEKIVTVAKNKAVTGARNIAGLARIDQIVASSPLIRELPKRSAILSRVMADLGRLNEGDKSFDLSEVDWQTHDEQHPEHGLIMDPTPSQLLADVDRLCIRYRGNAFLLDEKSPLLTLGRSPGNKLLIIDHKASRTHGRIELRTDSYFYIDSSTNGSYVSLGTEKEILVRRGEIELKGSGRLCFGTSGQDPKADCAEFEHL
- a CDS encoding HPr kinase/phosphorylase; the encoded protein is MLRHISLVQLYEDNREKLLLNWVIGQRVDRRIEIKASSNYGADVVGHINIIHPERLQVMGQGEYDWAMRIGERRFAHLFHELLLAKPPAVLVADGLTAPEVLIEACKASDTPVILSPKPCSAVIDLLRIYLSARLADTVNLHGVFMDVFGMGVLITGDSGVGKSELALELISRGHGLVADDVVEMGRIAPATVEGRCPGMLRDFLEVRGLGLLNIRTIFGETASRRKMKLKLIVHLQKSVSGADAPRLPLDAQTQEVLGVPIRTVVIPVAAGRNLAVLLEAAVRNTILHLRGIDSMQDFIDRQQRMMLDEEG
- the ptsN gene encoding PTS IIA-like nitrogen regulatory protein PtsN codes for the protein MNPLNNILPAGQVLLDLESSSKKRVFEQVGMVFESNLGLSRAVVFDSLFAREKLGSTGLGQGVAIPHGRIKGLKQAAGAFVRLKTPVPFDAPDGRAVNLLFFLLVPEQATEHHLEILSELAQRFAERPFRDALAAAPDPAAVIALFQN
- the raiA gene encoding ribosome-associated translation inhibitor RaiA, which encodes MNLQIAGHHIEVTPALRLYVENKLDPVIRHFDKVTGVNVILSVEKLKQKAEVTVHVPGKDMHVEESGEDLYAAIDALFDKLDRQVQKYKQKVQDHHRGDKPTHEVAG
- a CDS encoding RNA polymerase factor sigma-54 — encoded protein: MKPALQLKLSQHLALTPQLQQSIKLLQLSTIEMHQEIENYLLENPMLERDDDGGNESFVSAQQFDAPRSDAEKRADHDERDERDARDDREMAAPGAPPDVDDDRWNSDAGTFTGAGRDDDDDGDAQDIHGSTPSLRDHLTWQMGVMQLSERDRSLVRFLIEALDDDGYLATPLAELLESLPPEHEIELEDLEIALCHIQSFEPTGIGARSPRECLALQLKALPKSSARQLALDIVEKHLELLAARDFARIRRLTDCTEQALKDAHALIVSLDPRPGSRFAQIEARYITPDVIVKKLRDKWTAYINPDAYPRLRINRLYAEVLARQRRGNGNLSGQLQEARWLIKNVQQRFETIHRVTQAIVDRQRQFFEHGEVAMRPLVLREIADILGLHESTVSRVTNQKYMATPRGIFELKYFFGSHVSTDSGGACSATAIRALIKQLVGAEDGKKPLSDSQLSEILGQQGIVVARRTVAKYRESLNIPPVNLRKTL
- the lptB gene encoding LPS export ABC transporter ATP-binding protein → MSDFAVSRLAASNLRKKYKARTVVTDVSFEVKSGEVVGLLGPNGAGKTTCFYMIVGLAPADGGEVYIDDARLTHLPMHSRARQGVSYLPQEASVFRKLTVEENIRAVLELLNISETEVNDRLEGLLDELHIEHVRHINAAALSGGERRRVEIARALATDPRFILLDEPFAGVDPIAVLEIQKIIRFLKERRIGVLITDHNVRETLGICDHAYIINEGRVLAAGRSDEIVGNESVRKVYLGEHFRL
- the recX gene encoding recombination regulator RecX, which gives rise to MPDSGHALRVAALRLLARRDHSRAEMKAKLAAGAESEEELDSVLDALQAECLLSDQRYANGRIATRAVRYGNVRLKHELRQHGISDDDIAAALPEGGDEAARCRAVWARKFGCLPTDASERGRQMRFLQYRGFSGEAIRGVMRGADE
- the recA gene encoding recombinase RecA, which codes for MDDNKAKALAAALQQIEKQFGKGSIMKMGDAEIDEAIQVVSTGSLGLDIALGVGGLPRGRVVEVYGPESSGKTTLCLQVIAEMQKLGGVAAFIDAEHALDPQYAQKLGVNVGELLISQPDTGEQALEIADMLVRSGSVDIIVIDSVAALTPRAEIEGEMGDQMVGLHARLMSQALRKLTANIKKTNTLVVFINQIRMKIGVMFGSPETTTGGNALKFYASVRLDIRRIGAIKRGDEVIGSETKVKVVKNKVAPPFREAIFDILYGEGISRQGEIVEMGVAHKLVDKAGAWYSYKGEKIGQGKDNSREFLRSHPEIAREIEARIREAASSTVIKPTKSAPGNA
- a CDS encoding sodium:solute symporter family protein, encoding MLIWFVVLYLMLSIGIGLYVATRVHTAKDFAVAGRHLPLPVVTATVFATWFGAEAVFGVSATFVKDGLRGVVADPFGSSLCLIIAGFFFAKKLYKLNILTLGDYFRMRYNRSVEVLTTLCIVASYLGWVSAQIKALGLIFNVVTDGFVSQTAGMILGAAIVLTYTTFGGMLSVAILDFVQMGVIMGGMLYIGYLVSGLTGGVELVINHASTAGKLDFFPPPDPWQWLTFLGAWITMMLGSIPQQDVFQRITSARTATIAIWGSILGGSIYFCFTFVPMFIAYAATLIDPDLFNELMQTDSQLVLPTLVLQHTPVFAQAIFFGAVLSAVMSCSSATLLAPSVAFSENIVRGFFPGMGDHQFLRVMRVAIVVFTLIVLAFALYSNSSIFKMVENAYKVTLAGAFVPLFFGAFWKRATTQGALAAILGGLSAWILVELLIGETSLVPPQLIGLAISMLGMIAGSLLPQWVGRPTPHADIHAALHHRAAAESHHVADHPHRH